The stretch of DNA GTTCCTCTACAATGGTAGCTTTGGGTGGTGGCGTAATTGGCGATATGACTGGGTTTGCTGCTGCTACTTGGTTGCGGGGGATTAATTTTGTGCAAGTTCCCACAACCTTATTAGCAATGGTAGATGCTTCCGTTGGTGGGAAAACAGGTGTAAATCATCCCCAAGGAAAAAATTTAATCGGCGCATTCTATCAACCCAGATTAGTTTTAATTGACCCCGAAATTTTAAAGACCTTACCTGTGCGCGAATTTCGTGCAGGTATGGCAGAGGTAATTAAATATGGAGTTATTTGGGATGCGGGATTATTCTCTCAGATGGAAGAAAGTAAGCGTTTGGATCAAATGCGCTATCTAAATGAGGGATTATTGACAGAAATTTTGAATAAATCTTGTCAAGCTAAAGCTGATGTTGTGAGTAAGGATGAAAAAGAAGCTGGATTACGTGCCATCCTAAATTATGGTCACACCATTGGTCATGCTGTAGAAAGCTTAACAGGTTATCGCATAGTAAATCATGGTGAAGCGGTAGCTATTGGGATGGTAGCAGCAGGTGAGATTGCTGTGCATCTTCAGTTATGGGATAAAGAATCTACTCAGCGTCAGGATGCTTTGATTAAGAAAGCTGGTTTACCGACGCGCTTACCAGCAGGGTTAGATATTGATGCGATCGCAGATGTCTTGCAAACTGATAAAAAGGTAAAGGCTGGTAAAGTGCGATTTATTTTACCTACTCAGATTGGGGTAGTAACTATTACTGATGAAGTACCCGCAGATGTGATTCGTCAAGTATTGCAGGAGATGCAAGCAGTCTAAGACGGTTTTCAGATCATTAAGTTAGGACTTACGCAAGACAACGTAAAATCACTCTTGTAGGGGCGGGTTGCACAAAAAAGCTATGCCTCCAAACCATTGATATATAAACCCGCCCCAACCTCAATGACAATTATGCCAGCATTATAATCAGCAGTCTCTATTAGTAATAGCTGCTTGATTATGCCTCAAACCTCACCACCGCCAGTAAATGCCACTTCCAAAACTGCTAAATTTCGCAACTGCTTACAGATATTACTTTGGAGTATTGCTTTTATCTTAGTGGGAACTCAAATCTATGGGTATTCTCGCTATAAAATATTTCCATCTAATCCGATATTTTTAATTAATAGCTTACCTAGCAGTTTTTTTCTTAAAACTACTCTCACCGGACATACTGACTTCGTTTATTCTGTAATTATTAGCCCTGATGGAAAATCTTTATTCAGTGGCAGTTTTGACAACAACATCAAAATTTGGAACCTTGAATCAGGTAAGTTGGAAACTACTTTAGGTGAGCATAAAGACTCAGTTATTTCTTTGGCTATTAGTAGAGATGGAAAAACCCTAGTAAGTGGCAGTGCAGATAAAACTATTAATATTTGGAATCTGGAAATTGGCGAGTTAGAAAGTACTCTGAAAGGGCATAGTGAAATGGTAACAGCCGTTACTATTAGTCCGAATGAAAAAACGTTAGTAAGTGGTAGCGTAGATAAGACTATTAAAATTTGGAATTTGTCAACCCATAAGTTAGAAAAAACGCTGACTGGGCATACAAGTTATATTAGTTCAGTTGTTATCAGTCCTGATGGTAAGTATTTAATAAGTGGCGGTTGGGACAACACTATCAAAATTTGGGATTTGCAAACACGGCAATTGCAAACAACTCTAACTGGACATACAGGTTCAGTGCTTACTATAGCTATTAGTAAAGATGGAAAGACGCTAGTTAGTGGCAGTGCTGACAATACTATTAAAATTTGGGATTTGCAAACGCAGCAGTTGAAAGCAACTCTTACTGGACATACTAACCCGATTTTTTCTATAAAGATTAGCCCAGATGGAAAGACGTTAGTTAGTGGCAGTGCTGACAATACTATTAAAGTTTGGGATTTCTCAACTCAACAGTTACAAAAAACTTTACTGGGACATACTGATTATGTTCTTTCCCTCGCTATTAGCCCAGACGGAAAAACCTTAGTTAGTGGCAGTCAGGACAATACTCTTAAGATTTTGCGAATGCCTTAACCGTCATGATATTACTCAGTAAGAAACTTTAAATCATAATTTCCTACCTGAGTAATTTGGAAAGCATGAATTTTAATAGTAATATTCATTACTATTAAAAATACTAGAAAATTTGTAGGTACGGGTTTAAAAAAGTTATTTTTTTAACCCAAGGTTATCTGTCAACCCGCCCCTACATTTGGCGTATTAATCTAAGATTTGCGTCA from Oculatellaceae cyanobacterium encodes:
- a CDS encoding WD40 repeat domain-containing protein yields the protein MPQTSPPPVNATSKTAKFRNCLQILLWSIAFILVGTQIYGYSRYKIFPSNPIFLINSLPSSFFLKTTLTGHTDFVYSVIISPDGKSLFSGSFDNNIKIWNLESGKLETTLGEHKDSVISLAISRDGKTLVSGSADKTINIWNLEIGELESTLKGHSEMVTAVTISPNEKTLVSGSVDKTIKIWNLSTHKLEKTLTGHTSYISSVVISPDGKYLISGGWDNTIKIWDLQTRQLQTTLTGHTGSVLTIAISKDGKTLVSGSADNTIKIWDLQTQQLKATLTGHTNPIFSIKISPDGKTLVSGSADNTIKVWDFSTQQLQKTLLGHTDYVLSLAISPDGKTLVSGSQDNTLKILRMP
- the aroB gene encoding 3-dehydroquinate synthase, producing MQSVIRVELPEQSYDIAIASGSLDRLGEQCSGLNLGKKVLVVSNPVVFKHYGGIAIASLKSAGFDVYTCILPAGERYKSLNSIQKIYDVALEHRLERSSTMVALGGGVIGDMTGFAAATWLRGINFVQVPTTLLAMVDASVGGKTGVNHPQGKNLIGAFYQPRLVLIDPEILKTLPVREFRAGMAEVIKYGVIWDAGLFSQMEESKRLDQMRYLNEGLLTEILNKSCQAKADVVSKDEKEAGLRAILNYGHTIGHAVESLTGYRIVNHGEAVAIGMVAAGEIAVHLQLWDKESTQRQDALIKKAGLPTRLPAGLDIDAIADVLQTDKKVKAGKVRFILPTQIGVVTITDEVPADVIRQVLQEMQAV